attctactgTTATAGTTAATGTATATcgttcaaataatttattaaaaattctatattttatgaattctatggtaaaacaacgacaatataatatgcgttaatatggaataataaaatgatatttaacataattgagtctttaacagtttctttatttatctattttttttgaatataaaaccacatatTCAAAATTGAACCTTTAACAAAAACATAACATTAATACccttataatgtattattatttgccttctctataaaattaatatcagtattaattataagaaggtttcacaatataacaatatttcaatattagttattgaataatattttaccagtttatatgtataggtatataatattacGTTATTctatttatcatattatttataattattaaaacaaaatatgataaaaaatttattaatatacttatattttattttttaacaattctaaatgtaatatatttatacttaaaaactataaagattaaaaattaaagtgactaatataatattatacctttatggtaaataaattaatgtatatataagtatCTCTATtgtttgaatttaaaacattagcataaaatgatactatacataattgttattttaaaggatagtatacatatatctataatttaattttttattaatatgcatatttttatgtattacaaaaaatgttagaaccATAACAATCTTTTATAGACTATGTTAcgttgtcgattctcgatcgatatttatgaatctatattttatgtttatctattattacagttcagttgtataacatgatttaaattaaaataaatatgatacaaatcataagttttactaaataaaattttcattaaataaagaaacatattatgatacgCATAATTCAATGTATCTCTGGGTTATCACGACTTATATAATAGGAAATTATGATATAccataatatgaattcatatataatcaatatctatattaatatatgcaatatagacattttattttaatcatattaaatcggcatAAACAcacaattgtatatattatactttatgggGAAATTGGTATTGATCCCTTTCATGTTAGATTATTCCccttttggttgcatattttgattttttaacttcatcttctgattaaacatacggaatgatacgtatattaaattagtgtttaaattataaaaaattaaataaagatgtaATATTTgaccctaacccgaatatgggttccataAACACAATcctgacccacaacataaaaactatataaaaattacttctcaatagacagtttcttatcgtatatcaaccattattactattcctgaaatagtcaTTCTCTTCgtatcatatattaattattcattttcttctttatattttttattttttctcttatttgttgttttttaaatcgtttccgaaatccaaataatgaatactaatataaaatggtaaaaaacatacgatttttttgttaacgtttacatatgtataattaaaataatatttaaatgtaatattttttaattccatattatttaccttataagaaattcctaaaaaaaatgctattgcaccaaatatcgataaaactgtaaataatttgtttgttaccgatgaacttgatgatgtatCTTCAGAACTTTGTACAATTTTATGTGCAGAATTTTCTGTTTTTTCTATCGTTGGAAGAGGTGAGGATTTTAAAtattgattattattatatttattcataaaattattataatctttTGATAAAGTAGACAATAGTTGTTTATAGGAACTATTATTAGTAATATCAGAATTTTCATTCATTTctctatatttattaacaaaattattagCATTTTTCGAACAGTTTGCGCAATATTGTGTATTATCATCAAATTCAGCATACAtttcacataataatttaaatgcttcataaaatttagatataatatttctatccatatccaaaaaatatgtttttttatctataagctccttataatttttatactcTGTAACATCaggtatataatttttatacttaTCATTATCTATAGTtgtttcataaaaaaattttggaTTGGTCTTATTTCCTACTTGATTctttaggtttaacatataagttaaccatatcataatgtactcaacaatattgatgtTACTATTTGCAACAGACTTAAACAATTGAGAAGTCCCAaagaatttattaaaaagatataaaCATCCACCATTAATTTTTGCGAGATCAGTATCACAAATATTACTATCACAATAACCatctaaaaaatttttttcattaaatttatattctcCTTTTTCCAATGTATCGGGGAAAAAGTCCCATATACTCATAAACTtttcacactaagaaaacatttaaaaacaaatattagaaatgtatattattgaacatttgattaaaataaagtttaatgatatttatatgtaatacaatatcaaaaatgcatataccacttctttattcattataatggaattttatttttgatttgtaaattgagtaaaataatgctgttttatatacactccccccaatatgtgacgcaaatactttggccctatatataacaactgtctgtagttaaatatattataagtttttcaataattaaattaatatagaataataatataatattattactaaaggaacgttttatttctttttgtgacaattatttaaattaccttaaatagagggttgcttaatacattttagttaaatataaatacgatgcattttataaaaaaaatgctattcttactaacatatGGTAAAACTctgttatataaatatatatacttttataaataatttaaagtatCTTTAAACATAGGaaaagaatatatttatattttatgttttaatgatttcaattctaaaacttaaatactgtataaattttaaaaataaaaaattatattattattataatccttaaaagtatataaatagtaattttttaaaatatactaaatatttatatagttatttctaatactatataccatgtttaattaaaattatattattttcgaattaagttgcattgttcccttttttaattgcatataaataattttaatattattttatttaatatagataactTTACAATCTATGTTAACGAgtccaataactttatttttattcttatataattaaatttataaatatatcttattatataattttataatatattttgcacatctttctcacggtttaaaacgacaattagcactgaaaccgtatttataagcttaaatagatattttaatgcatattatttttaaaataatacttagtagatattaattattaacatataaataactattgatgcaaattttaaagtataataaaaaactatGTGTATTTAGATTggtatatttacattttagataggagagataagggaagtatgcttttttaagacaattaTGTAGTCATATATGATTTACCTATTCTATATAACTAATTATGTCTTGTATTTCTTCAACATTAAACTTTCAGTTcatgtatacattaaaaataacatagaATTATTACTTTTCTAAATGTATagtttgcttttatattttataataaactatatttagttttattatgaaaaactataaaattattaatattatttttcttggtattgttaattctaatattagcACATTAACAAAATACTAAGTCGGAATTgtattatttcatttgatattttgtgcatacaattttaattttatcatacctttaataatatatataattaatatatatcaacgtATTCAAATCAAATGAATTTAATGATTtgttcgtatttaatactttatctattgttattactattattattgttactgctatatcactgtatagtacaacgAAATAATTAATTCACTCAAGAGGGATACTTTAATTCAATTAGTATTATTCCTTGTTTCATCGTTTTTAAATCAAGCATTCTAGAACATATTACTTCGTAAtagcaatatatttaattatatatttgtgaatttgtatatataaattttagaataattttatataccaaattgtttataagtataacaaactataatattaaattttattaatatatttatattttttcttttaagtatttaaaaaataatttatttgtgcctcaaaactataaagtttaaaaattaatagtgattaatctaatattatacctttatagtaaataaattaatgtatatagaacgatttctataatttgaatttaaaacattagcataaaatgaaactatatataatcgaaagttaagataatatacatatatctatatttatttttttattaatatgcatatttttattgattattaaaaatgttagatgcataaaatccCTTTTGtagataacgttgtattgtcgaacctcgatcgatattttatgactatctattatatattggtaaatgtttaattaacaatataaatatacccATTAAcctgaaggtatattataatgtaggaAACCGTTCCAAATgaatcaaattataattatactctgatatataaaattattatactgttcgattataaaaatacgatttaaattaaaacaaatatgatacaaataatacgttttactaaataaaatgttttatcaataaagaaacatattgtgttatgcataattcaatatagttaTGATTAATAagcttatataataaataattatgatatatcataatatgaattaatatatgcaatatagacatttttttaatcatattaaatcgatatgaacactaaattatatatattataatttatgaaaaaattttatgtgactcttttcatattaatggtagtaccccttttttggttgcatatttaggCTTTACCgcgtgattaaacatatgtGAATggtcatatatttaattagtgttcaaattataaaaaactaaatgcaatataatacttatccctaacccgaatacgGATTCTACAacataaaactatataaaaattatgcaaaaattatttatttcccaatagacagcttcttaacatatattaatcattattaatcttcgaatcatatattaatgaatcattttcttcattatattttttattttttctcttaatttttgtttttgaaatcgtttccgaaatccaaataatgaatactaatataaaaatttttaaaaatgtataatttatttatattcacaaaTTAATCAGTGCTgaatatattgtttaattGACTtgttatttaccttatatgcaattcccaagaaaattgatacggcaacaaatataaatccAATTGAAATAAGtgtgttttttattattaatcttCGTGGATATGTTGGAAGTGATGGAAAACCAttacatacattttttaaattattataatcatttgataatgtagatAATAATTGATTATAGGGGCTGTCTTtaccattattataatcTTCATTAAACTCATCATATATTTCAACAAACTTTTTAACTTTTTCTAAATAATTATCGCAATTTGAGCTTTCTCCATTAACCCCAATACAAATGTCACATAATGTactaaatgcatcatataatttagatataatgcTCATATCCAtacttaaaatataattatttttatctataagatccttataatttttataagcaGTAACATCATCTATATTCTTATTATACTTGTCACcaccatttatatatttattataaaagcTCGTTCTGTTGTCAGTTTCATCACTTTCGATCAGGCTTAACacataacttaaccatatcaaaatGTATTGAACAATATAGATGTTTCCCTTTGCCTCCGTTTCAAACACAGACTTATCCTTAAAGaatgtattaaaaatatataaacatctagcattaattttatcggtATCATCATTACATTCTACATCATTACAGTAATCATTATCATTTGTAAGTTGATAGCTTACAACATTCTCCGAATTGGTAATCACGTTCCTTAAAGGAGTGAACGTTTTACACTAAGAAAGCagttaaaaacaattaataaaaacgcgaattattaaaagttttattaaaataaagtttaatgatatttatatattgtcaatatcaaaaaatgtaaaagaaattattattattaaaaaatgcatataccgcTTCTTTATCCATTATGatggaattttatttttgatttgtaaattgagtagaatcatgctattttatatacgATGCACCATATATGtgacgcaaatactttaaccctatatataacagctgcctgtagttaaatatactataagtttttcaataattaaattaatatagaataatataataatattatcacTAACGAAAagttacattattttttatg
Above is a window of Plasmodium yoelii strain 17X genome assembly, chromosome: 9 DNA encoding:
- a CDS encoding PIR protein, with protein sequence MNKEVCEKFMSIWDFFPDTLEKGEYKFNEKNFLDGYCDSNICDTDLAKINGGCLYLFNKFFGTSQLFKSVANSNINIVEYIMIWLTYMLNLKNQVGNKTNPKFFYETTIDNDKYKNYIPDVTEYKNYKELIDKKTYFLDMDRNIISKFYEAFKLLCEMYAEFDDNTQYCANCSKNANNFVNKYREMNENSDITNNSSYKQLLSTLSKDYNNFMNKYNNNQYLKSSPLPTIEKTENSAHKIVQSSEDTSSSSSVTNKLFTVLSIFGAIAFFLGISYKYSLFGFRKRFKKQQIREKIKNIKKKMNN
- a CDS encoding PIR protein; its protein translation is MDKEACKTFTPLRNVITNSENVVSYQLTNDNDYCNDVECNDDTDKINARCLYIFNTFFKDKSVFETEAKGNIYIVQYILIWLSYVLSLIESDETDNRTSFYNKYINGGDKYNKNIDDVTAYKNYKDLIDKNNYILSMDMSIISKLYDAFSTLCDICIGVNGESSNCDNYLEKVKKFVEIYDEFNEDYNNGKDSPYNQLLSTLSNDYNNLKNVCNGFPSLPTYPRRLIIKNTLISIGFIFVAVSIFLGIAYKYSLFGFRKRFQKQKLREKIKNIMKKMIH